Within the Pseudomonas chlororaphis subsp. aurantiaca genome, the region CGGCGGCCTTGCGGATGTGCTCGACCATGGTCGACAGGGCCTGGCCCATCTGGTTGAAGCTGCCCGCCAACTGGCCGATCTCATCCTGGCTGGAAACATTCAGGCGCGCGCTCAGGTCACCCTTGCCCAAAGCATCGGCCTGGCGCACCAGATCACCCAGGGGCGCAAGCTTGCTGCGCAGCAGCCAGACCGTGGCGCCCACCGCCAGCAGCATCGCCAACAGACTGCCGATGACCAGGCGCGTACCGACGCTCCAGGTCACCGCCCGGATTTCGGGCTTCGGCATGCTCGCCACCACCGACCAGGGCCCGCCTTCGAAGGGGACGGCGACACTGTAGAAATCCTCGCTCTTGTCGCTCCAGAAGCGGCCCTTGCCCGGCTGCCTGGCCAGTTCGGTAATGGTCGTCCCCGCCTGCTCCAGGGCCTGTACGCCAGCCGGCGGAACCAGCCATTTATGCTGCTCGTCGAGCAACGCCAGGGAACCGGTCTGGCCGATGCGGAAGCGCTTGAGGTTGTCGAACTGGGCGTTCTGCGCGTCGGTGTAGTCGAAGCCGACGAACAGCACCGCGATCACCTTGCCGGCGCTGTCCCGCACCGGGGTGTACTGGGTCATGTACAGGCGCTCGAAGAGCAGCGCGCGGCCGACATAGCTCTGCCCCGCCATGAGTTTCTGGTAGGCCGGGTGCGCGTGGTCCAGCAGGGTGCCAATCGCGCGGCTGCCATCCTGCTTGCTCAGCGAGGTGCTGACACGAATGAAGTCGTCGCCACTGCGCACGAACACGGTCGCCACGCCGGCGGTCATCTGCTTGAACTCGTCAACTTCCTCGAAGTTGTTGTTCAGCACTACGTCACCCAGATGCAGGCCCGGGGTCTGGGTACCGGCTACGGTCACCGGCTGGTCCGGGTGCAGGCTCAGGCCGCCGCTGAAACGCTTTTCGAACAGCCCGCTCAGGCGCTGGGTGCTTTCGCGCAGGGTGCTGTGGAAGGTATTGAGCTGGTCGGCCAGCAGCCGTGCCTCACTGGCCAGGTGTTCTTCCCGGGTGTCGAGGTTGGCGGCGTCCAGCGAGCGCAGGGCGAAGACAGTACTGCCGCTGATCACGATCGCCAGTACCACGGCGAGTGCGAGACCAAGCTGCGAGGCGATCCGGGCACGAGGTTGAGGCATGACAACTCCTGGCCGAGAGACCGGATCGTCCTGATCGCGTCACACGCTCGGCAATGGTTCTAATAAGAATGAGATGTCGGAACCGATCAGAACGAAGGTTCCACTTCCAAGGATTCGGCGGCGTCGCTCAATACTTGAGCGAGTTGCACGGGTATCGCGCAGGCCCCTTGCCGTGGGGCCTTCATTGTTTCAGCCGAGGCGCTCTACGTCGGGCAGTTGCATGGCCCGGACCTCGTTCTGGAGAAAATCGCTGAGGCGGCGCAAACGTTCACCTCCAGGCCGGGTCTTGGGCCAGACCAGGTAGTAGTTCTCGCCACTGGCCACCGCCGTCGGCCAGGGCAGGCTCAGCCGTCCCTGGGCCACATCCTCGGCCACCATCAGCAGATCGCCCATGGAAACCCCGTAGCCCCGGGCCGCGGCGATCATGCCCAGCTCCAGGGTGTCGAACACCTGCCCGCCCTTGAGCGAGACCTGCTCGGACAGCCCCATGCGCTCCAGCCAGTTGCGCCAGTCGCGGCGATCCGGAGTCGGGTGCAGCAACTCGGTGGCGGCCAGTCGCGCCACGTCCCACGGTTGGTCGTTGAGCAGGTTCGGCGCACCCACCGGGATCAGCAATTCCGGAAACAGGTAGCTGGCCTCCCAGTCCGGCGGAAAGTGGCCGTTGCTCAGCAGCACCGCGCAGTCGAAAGGCTCCTGGTTGAAGTCCACCGAATCGACGTCCATCCAGGCGCTGGTCAGTTGCACCTCGTTGCCCGGCTGCAGATGGCGGAAGCGGCTCAGGCGCGCCAGCAGCCAGCGCATGGTCAGGGTCGAGGGCGCCTTCATGCGCAGGATGTCGTCTTCGGCGCGCAGGGTATTGCAGGCGCGCTCGAGGGCAGTGAAGCCTTCGCGGATACCCGGCAACAGCAGGCGCGCGGCCTCGGTCAGTTGCAGGTTGCGCCCGCTGCGCTGGAACAGCCGGCAGGCGAAGTGATCTTCCAGGGTGCGGATATGCCGGCTGACCGCGCTCTGGGTGATCGACAGCTCCTCCGCCGCGCGGGTGAACGAGCTGTGTCGCGCCGCGGCTTCAAAGGCACGCAAGGCATACAGGGGCGGAAGACGACGGGGCATGGCAGCACTCCACAGGCGCAATGGCGCCAACTTACCAGAATCGGCAAAGCATGAGTTTTAATCATGCCACCAATCGTTTTTATCCCTTTGTGAAAGTCGCCGAGAGCGCCGAGAATCAAGCCTCTTAACTGCCTCCCCCGTATCGAGACCGATGACCATGCAGCATCCAGCACGCACCGAACTCTGGGCCATCCTGCGGCTGGCCGGGCCGCTGATCGCCTCACAGTTGGCGCACATGCTGATGGTGCTGACCGACACCCTGATGATGGCCCGCTTGAGCCCGGAAGCCCTGGCCGGCGGCGGTCTCGGCGCGGCCACCTATTCGTTCGTGTCGATCTTCTGCATCGGCGTGATCGCGGCGGTCGGGACCCTGGTCGCGATTCGCCAGGGCGCCGGCGACATCGAAGGCGCCGCGCGCCTGACCCAGGCCGGGCTCTGGCTGGCGTGGCTGATGGCGCTGGTCGCCGGCCTGCTGCTGTGGAACCTCAAGCCGGTGTTGCTGCTGTTCGGCCAGACCGAAACCAACGTGCAGTCCGCCGGTCAGTTCCTGCTGATCCTGCCGTTCGCCCTGCCCGGCTACCTGAGCTTCATGGCCCTGCGCGGCTTCACCAGCGCCATCGGCCGCGCCACGCCGGTGATGGTCATCAGCCTGGGCGGCACGGTGGCCAACTTCCTGCTCAATTACGCCTTGATCACCGGCATGTTCGGCCTGCCGAAACTGGGGCTGGTGGGGATCGGCCTGGTCACCGCGATCGTCGCCAACTGCATGGCCCTGGCACTGGCCTGGCACATCAAGCGCCACCCGGCCTATGCCGCCTACCCGCTGCGCCAGGGCCTGGCGCGGCCCAATCGCCAATACCTGCGGGAACTCTGGCGCCTGGGCCTGCCCATCGGCGGCACCTACGCGGTGGAAGTCGGGCTGTTCGCCTTCGCCGCGCTGTGCATGGGCACCATGGGCAGCACCCAGCTGGCGGCGCACCAGATCGCCCTGCAGATCGTCTCCGTGGCCTTCATGGTGCCGGCCGGGATCTCTTACGCGATCACCATGCGCATCGGCCAGCACTACGGCGCCGGGCAGCTGTTGCACGCGCGCATGGCCGGGCGGGTCGGGATCGCCTTTGGTGGCGCGGCCATGCTGGGCTTCGCCATGGTGTTCTGGCTGTTGCCGAACCAGTTGATCGGGCTGTTCCTCGACCATGACGACCCGGCCTTTCGCGACGTGATCAACCTGGCGGTCAGCCTGCTGGCGGTCGCGGCCTGGTTCGAGCTGTTCGATGGCACACAGACCATCGCCATGGGTGCGATTCGCGGGCTCAAGGACGCCAAGACCACCTTCCTCGTGGGCCTGGGCTGCTATTGGCTGATCGGTGCGCCGGCGGCCTGGCTGATGGCCTTCACCCTGGGCTGGGGCGCGACCGGCGTGTGGTGGGGCCTGGCATCGGGGCTGGCATGTGCCGCCATCAGCCTGACCCTGGCCTTCGAATGGAAGATGCGCCGGATGATTCGCCGGGAAGGTGCGGAGCCTGTCGCGCGGGATAACTTCCAGGCCGCCCAGGATTCCCTGTAGCGGCATGAGCTCGAGGGCTCCTGCAGCTACAGCGGGATGCCGTCAGCTGACCTCGCCGACCAGGACCTGCTGGCTTGCGCCGAACGTCAGGTATTCCACCAGTTCCGCCAGCGGCAGCGGCTTGCTGATCAGGTAGCCTTGCGCCTGATCGCAACCGAAGCTGCGCAGCAAGGCCAGTTGCTCGGGGGTTTCCACGCCTTCGGCCACCACCTCGAGATGGAGGTTGTGAGCCAGGTTGATCATGGCGTGCACCAGCTTGCGGTTCTCTTCGCGCTGCTCCATGCCGCCAACGAAGCTCTTGTCGATCTTGAGCAAGGCAATCGGCAGGCTGTTGAGGTGCACGAAAGACGAGAACCCGGTGCCGAAATCGTCCAGGGAAAACCGCACCCCCAACCGGCCCAGCGCGTCCATGGTCTGCTTGACCAGATCGCTGCGGCGCATCACCGCGGTTTCGGTCAACTCGAACTCCAGCCATTGCGCCTCGACACCCCGCTCGGCGATCAGCCGGCTGAGAGTCGACAGCAGCTGGCTGTCCTGGAACTGGCGGAAC harbors:
- a CDS encoding LysR substrate-binding domain-containing protein, with translation MPRRLPPLYALRAFEAAARHSSFTRAAEELSITQSAVSRHIRTLEDHFACRLFQRSGRNLQLTEAARLLLPGIREGFTALERACNTLRAEDDILRMKAPSTLTMRWLLARLSRFRHLQPGNEVQLTSAWMDVDSVDFNQEPFDCAVLLSNGHFPPDWEASYLFPELLIPVGAPNLLNDQPWDVARLAATELLHPTPDRRDWRNWLERMGLSEQVSLKGGQVFDTLELGMIAAARGYGVSMGDLLMVAEDVAQGRLSLPWPTAVASGENYYLVWPKTRPGGERLRRLSDFLQNEVRAMQLPDVERLG
- a CDS encoding NorM family multidrug efflux MATE transporter codes for the protein MQHPARTELWAILRLAGPLIASQLAHMLMVLTDTLMMARLSPEALAGGGLGAATYSFVSIFCIGVIAAVGTLVAIRQGAGDIEGAARLTQAGLWLAWLMALVAGLLLWNLKPVLLLFGQTETNVQSAGQFLLILPFALPGYLSFMALRGFTSAIGRATPVMVISLGGTVANFLLNYALITGMFGLPKLGLVGIGLVTAIVANCMALALAWHIKRHPAYAAYPLRQGLARPNRQYLRELWRLGLPIGGTYAVEVGLFAFAALCMGTMGSTQLAAHQIALQIVSVAFMVPAGISYAITMRIGQHYGAGQLLHARMAGRVGIAFGGAAMLGFAMVFWLLPNQLIGLFLDHDDPAFRDVINLAVSLLAVAAWFELFDGTQTIAMGAIRGLKDAKTTFLVGLGCYWLIGAPAAWLMAFTLGWGATGVWWGLASGLACAAISLTLAFEWKMRRMIRREGAEPVARDNFQAAQDSL
- a CDS encoding methyl-accepting chemotaxis protein, yielding MPQPRARIASQLGLALAVVLAIVISGSTVFALRSLDAANLDTREEHLASEARLLADQLNTFHSTLRESTQRLSGLFEKRFSGGLSLHPDQPVTVAGTQTPGLHLGDVVLNNNFEEVDEFKQMTAGVATVFVRSGDDFIRVSTSLSKQDGSRAIGTLLDHAHPAYQKLMAGQSYVGRALLFERLYMTQYTPVRDSAGKVIAVLFVGFDYTDAQNAQFDNLKRFRIGQTGSLALLDEQHKWLVPPAGVQALEQAGTTITELARQPGKGRFWSDKSEDFYSVAVPFEGGPWSVVASMPKPEIRAVTWSVGTRLVIGSLLAMLLAVGATVWLLRSKLAPLGDLVRQADALGKGDLSARLNVSSQDEIGQLAGSFNQMGQALSTMVEHIRKAAEEVNGRAQALSGLSSGAYEGMEQQSGEISSMAGAVEEFSATSLNIADNMGNTERLAQENTQQTRIGRASMEEASASLEQIAGALNSTATVINTLGQRSEEIGGIVGVITAIADQTNLLALNAAIEAARAGEQGRGFAVVADEVRNLASRTREATDEISGMINSIQQETGNAIATMEQGNVLMQEGLSRNANVASALARIDEQSRSAGQQFAAITTATQEQSSTATLLSSNLQSIALANSEQREVVSNLAITAKELEKLAADLRQEVDRFR